In Hyla sarda isolate aHylSar1 chromosome 9, aHylSar1.hap1, whole genome shotgun sequence, the following proteins share a genomic window:
- the RAP2C gene encoding ras-related protein Rap-2c, whose amino-acid sequence MREYKVVVLGSGGVGKSALTVQFVTGTFIEKYDPTIEDFYRKEIEVDSSPSVLEILDTAGTEQFASMRDLYIKNGQGFILVYSLVNQQSFQDIKPMRDQIVRVKRYEKVPLILVGNKVDLESEREVMSTEGRSLAQEWGCPFMETSAKSKTMVDELFAEIVRQMNYASLPEKQDQCCTTCTVQ is encoded by the exons ATGAGGGAATATAAAGTGGTGGTGTTGGGCAGCGGAGGGGTTGGAAAATCGGCCCTGACTGTACAGTTTGTGACGGGCACCTTCATTGAGAAGTATGACCCCACCATTGAGGATTTCTACCGCAAAGAGATCGAAGTGGACTCTTCACCGTCTGTGTTGGAGATCCTGGACACAGCTGGCACAGAGCAGTTTGCCTCCATGAGGGATTTGTACATTAAGAATGGGCAGGGCTTCATCTTGGTGTATAGCTTGGTGAATCAGCAGTCATTCCAG GATATAAAGCCGATGCGGGACCAGATAGTCAGAGTCAAGAGATACGAAAAAGTCCCTCTTATTTTAGTCGGGAACAAGGTTGACCTGGAATCTGAGCGAGAAGTTATGTCTACAGAAGGCCGCTCTCTGGCTCAAGAGTGGGGCTGTCCATTTATGGAGACATCCGCCAAGAGCAAGACAATGGTGGACGAACTGTTTGCTGAGATCGTCAGGCAGATGAACTATGCCTCTTTGCCTGAGAAACAGGATCAGTGTTGTACAACGTGCACTGTTCAATGA